The Paenibacillus amylolyticus genome contains the following window.
ATGCGGCGAAGAATATCTCGGCTCCCAACCCTTGCAACAGACCGTACACAAGTGTGGACATGCCCCATTCACTGCCCAGAAAAGCACTTACCGTTGAAGCCGCAACCTCGGCGAGAATCGCCACCCCTGGTTTACGAATGATAACAAAAGCAAACGTGCCCGCCATAAACCACATGCCGTAGATCATCTGCTCCGCATGAACGCCGAAGGGTTTCATCAAATCATATGTAGGTCCCCATATCTTGTAGATCACCCCAAACACCACTGCAATCACGATGGTTACCAGAATATCCGTTAATTTCAATCGCTTGTTGCCTGCTGTTGTTGCCATGTTCTCTACGTCCTTCCTTTGTTCCCTGTGAGGGTTGTAAAAGTGTGTGTTCAAAAAGACTGGTTTTCAGTACCAAGAAGATGGGATGAAGCTAGAAATGGAGTAGCAGAGCGTAGGGAAAACTACGTGAGCAACCGCAATGTTTCCGAAGGAAACATACTTCGTAAGCCTCCCGCTTATTTCGGCTGAATTCCATATTCGATGCTGATGATGCCGTCAGGCATCCTTCGTAATCAAAAGCAGACTTTTTGAACAACCTCTAAAAATAAACAAAAAAAGCCTCCCCGGTTCCGGGCAGGCCACGCATAGTATACAATCCTCACAATGATGTATCGGATGGATGTCGAAAATACGGATTATCAACCATTCCCTCTCCGCCTTGGTAGATACACCACTACAGTTCAAAGAAGTCGTCTGTTGTCATCCACGCTCATTTTCCACAGTTCACCTATACATATTGCAAATCCATGTTCTCTACGCTGGCATTACCCAGATCAGATGTACGGTCAGCGGCATAAGGCCACTCTCTCAGCCCAACTTCATTGAGCTCCCGGTTCACTTATTTCATTGCTTCTAATGTACAACAGATGGGTATTTGTGGCAATGCCCAGAAAATCATCATACTGCATTCAGGGTAAATGGGAAGGGGACATATAGTGATTCTATTCATTCGCTTTCCATAATATGCAACATTTAGGTTATGCAGTGCGTCTTAAACGTTGGAAGGAGATGAATAGTAATGAAAAAGTACAACTCTGCTTGGCAAATTAAAACATGGAAAATGATCCTTGCCGCTTCGGTACTTACCGCAGGCACGGCACCTGCCTTGCTCTCATCCACTGTAGCGGAAGCCGCAGCAACTAAACCTAATCCAACAGCCTATATTAACAATGTTAAAGCTCAATATGATGTTATCATACGGCAGGGGATTACGTACGTGGCATTGACGGAGCTTCAATTCCTCGGCAACTATACGTTTGGCTACAATAACAAAACCAAAGAGATCAGCATTAGCACAGGCGGCGATAAGTATGTGCTTACAGCGAACAGTAAAACAATGAAGAAGAATGGCCAAAGTGCGACATTGTCTTCAGCGCCGATTCTCGTGAATGGCAAAGCGATGCTTCCGCTCCGTGCCATCGGTGAAGCTTTTGGTGCCAATGTGCAGTGGAACCAGAAGGCCAAGGAAGCCTACATTTATACTACCGATGCTACTCTTGTAAAAGAATATAACAGTTCCGATCTGACTGTGGCGCGTGAAGCCGCACTTCATCTGCCACGCTTCTCTGAACTGGGACAAGCACGCCTGGATATTCGCAATCCTCGGGGTCCGGTGGATTCATCCATTGAATACATTTTTGAACAAGGCAAAAAGGATCATTTCTTCGTTATCGAGGATAACGATCTGGTCAGCTATTATGTCCTCAAAAATGGAAGTGCACTGCTACAATGGCAGGCGAACATCAGCAATAATGCCGGAACCATCGGTGACTTGTTCTTTATTAAAACCAAAGCCGTTGCTGAAGCGGGAACTCGTCCCTCCGTAGCAGGTCAAACCCTCGTATCATTCAAGTACTCTCGCATGCTTGAAGAAACTTCTTACGAGATCATGAACAAAACGGGCTCTATGGATACCGGTTCTGTTGTCCCGGAGAACGGAAAGGTCGTTGTTGAAGTACCGGGAGAGAACTAATCCGTGCCTCCATCATGACACTTGGCTCGGCAGAACTACACGATAACATCGATCGGCATTACAAAGAGCGTCCCTCAAAGTCAGTGTATTGATGACCTTGGGACGCTCTTTTGGAGTTATATTCCAAATTTATAGCAATCACAAGTGGCGCTTATCCTTTTACCCATCCTAGCGATTCAATCTCCTGCTCAATATTGGACATTGCCGGATTGACTGGTCTTACCTGAAGCAAACCCCTTGAACAGGGTTGGTACTTTGGAATAGCGGGTATTCGTAATTTTCCCTTGAGATACACTGCTGTCTGTACGCATAATAGCATCTTTTACATTGGAAATGTTGGAGTTATCCAGCGTCATGTTAACTGCGAAGGTCGTTCCACCATTTTGACGCACCAGCTTGCCGATATCATCCGCACGGAAATTTTTGATATTAATCGTTCCGGCTGCATTGATCTGGAATACTTTATCATAAGCCTTATACGCCGCACCGCCGGTAATGTTGACCGTTCCGGCCGACTTCAAGGTGAGTGCATCCTCACCCACATCCTCCCAGACTACATTCGATATACTACAGTTGCCATAACAGTGAACACCATCGGCAGCAGGGTATCCGATATTTACATTTTTGAGCGTAGCCCCTGCCTCCAGTCGAAATACCGGTTTCTGATTCTCTGCTTGAGACCCGTCACCCAATGTGGAAGGATTGGCTACAAATGTTTTGCCTTGACCGTCATAAGTTGTGCCCGCTGGAACAATAATCGTTGAATTAACAACTGTGGGCGCAGCAGCAGCCGGAACCGCACTAAATATGGAAGCAACCAGACCAGCGGACAACAACAACGTCAACATTTTTTTCATTACTTTATTCCTCCCTTATTTTCACGTTATTGGATCGAGTACAAGCCTGGGCTTGTACTGAAAGTTCGCCAGAGGTGCACCTCTGCCCAACTCACAACCTAATCCTACCAAATAAGGAAGGTAACTAGAATAATCATTAGATCAGATCTATCATGATATCGCACAATCCCTGTCATATCGGCATTTTTTGCAAGCCACGTCCATGGAACAATATGCTGATATCAACCTCTGGTATGCTCATTTGTAACGTATGTACCTCTAACTTCAATCCCCAATAACAAAGAAAGATCACTACATTTGTGTTTCAAATGTGTGATCTTGAATGGCTTACGACTTGCTCATATACGATGTCAGGCTCCAAATCTCTGACGATAACCGCACTTTCGACACAACTCTTCCACAGCTTCCCGTTTGGAAAAGCCATATACCAGATCGTTCGCTCGCTCACCCTCAATAATCTCGGAGAATGACTTCTCGTGTACATTACCCAAGTTAATCACACCCTCGCCATCAAGACAACATGGAACCACGGTTCCATCCACTAGCACAGCCGCCTGACTACGCAATGCGTGGCAGAAGCCTTTGCCATCATCTTCAGGTGCATCCAGACTTGGCCACTGGAACTCATGATCCTGATTCAGGTATACATTTGGGGCAATTTTGACCCCGCTGCCTGGCACGACTTTCTCCTCAATCCGAAAATCAAGATTAAACTCACGTTCCAGTACTTCCAGGGTCTCCCGATTACGATTCATCTGAGCATTCGTGAAGTTATCCTGCGTCAGATTCCATAGCCGGAATGAGATGATGACATTGTGTTTCACCGCCTCGTGTACAAAAGACAAAATGTTGCTCAGATACCCGTCACGATCGGTTGAACCTTCATGCCCATCGAAGCTGTGCAGGGAGAAATTCATCTGCCGCAGCGCCGGTTTGCCAAGCAATTTATGCTGAGTCTTGGGCAGCAATGTGCCATTCGTAGTAATGTTTACCTTGAGTCCCTTCTCATGAGCGGCATCAAGCAGCAGATCTATTTTGGGATGCAGCAAGGGTTCACCTTTGACATGTAGATAGATATGGTTGGTATGTGGTTTAACTTGGTCCAGTATATTGTTGAAGACTTCAGGGTCAATGAAACCTTTGGCACGCTGTGTCTGTGGACAGAAGCTGCATGCCAGATTACAGATACTTGTGATCTCAATATATACTTTTTTGAACGTTTTCAACTCGGGTCCCCATTCTGCCTGGGAGGGAAAATAATCCCACCTGCATTTGTGATCCGGCCAATATGCGCCATCCCTATCATATCGGGTTCGGGAGTAGAGGTAAATTAGAGAACGGATTTATCTGGTTGTGTCAAAATGATTTGGCTAGTGCCAAATGAACAGATTCAATCGCATGAATGCGTGTTGTATCAAATAAGGGAACTTCTGAATCCTCTGGTTTTACTAATAATCCAATTTCGGTGCAACCTAATATGATCCCCTCAGCTCCATCATCAACTAGCCTTTGGATCACCTTTTTATAATAATCTCTTGATATGGGCTCAATCTTCCCTAAACATAATTCCTCGTATATTATTTTATTGATAACTTCTCTATCCTCTTCATTCGGTATCAGAACCTTAATACCGTTTAATTCAATGCGTTTTTTATAAAAGTCCTGTTCCATCGTGTATTTTGTGCCGAGTAAACCCACCGTACTTATTTGGGACTTATGAATTTGATTTGCTGTTGTATCAGCAATATGTACGATGGGTAATGTCACTTTTTCTTCAACATGTTTAATCACTTTATGCATCGTATTTGTACAAATTACAATCATTTCTGCACCTGCCTTTTCCAAAGACTGAGCAGCATTCCCTAATAAATCACCAGCACTTTCCCATTCACCTTTAGCTTGGTAACGCTCAATTTCTTCAAAATCCACGCTATATAAAATGCATTTGGCTGAATGCAATCCTCCCAATTTATTTTTCACTTCTTCATTAATAATTCGATAATATTCCAACGATGACTCCCAGCTCATTCCACCAATAAGGCCAATCGTTTTCATATACACTCCCCCTTCCATTTAATACATCCCGTAAGCAACATATAGAAATTTAATAGATATTGTATCGTATCTGTTTTATTAAATAAACCCACGGCCCTTTACATTCCACTTGCATGTGATATATGCTGAACACACAACTGCATATCTTGTACATTTACACTAGGGGAGCCTTGCGGCTGAGACGAATAGGACTATTCGGACCCTTTGAACCTGATCTGGATCATACCAGCGGAGGGAAGTGGAGCGGCCTTTTGGTAAGCGGAATTTTTCATGTATGTGAAGATAAATTGCGAATTTAACTTACAGACCCACTCATTTCTCCGGAAATGGGTGGGTCTTTTTATGCTCTTTTGCAGAGCACAGGATGCGTTGTAATTCCAACGGTCTGACATAAAGGAGGTGAGAACCCGATGACCAACCATCTAACGATCAAGAACGTTAGCTTCGCTTTTCCTGAAAAAAAGGATTCACCCGTGCTCGCCAATGTGTCGCTTCAGGTACAACAAGGACAATTTGTCTCGCTCATCGGCTCCAGCGGATCTGGCAAAAGTACACTCTTCAAGCTGCTCGCAGGCTTGCTTGAGCCAACCGTTGGCACCATCGATATAACGGATGTGCCGCGAGGAGAACGGCTCGGACGAGTCGCCTATATGCCGCAGAAAGATCTGCTGTTGTCCTGGCGGACCGTCATGGAGAACTGCCTCCTGCCTGCGGAGTT
Protein-coding sequences here:
- a CDS encoding copper amine oxidase N-terminal domain-containing protein; translation: MKKYNSAWQIKTWKMILAASVLTAGTAPALLSSTVAEAAATKPNPTAYINNVKAQYDVIIRQGITYVALTELQFLGNYTFGYNNKTKEISISTGGDKYVLTANSKTMKKNGQSATLSSAPILVNGKAMLPLRAIGEAFGANVQWNQKAKEAYIYTTDATLVKEYNSSDLTVAREAALHLPRFSELGQARLDIRNPRGPVDSSIEYIFEQGKKDHFFVIEDNDLVSYYVLKNGSALLQWQANISNNAGTIGDLFFIKTKAVAEAGTRPSVAGQTLVSFKYSRMLEETSYEIMNKTGSMDTGSVVPENGKVVVEVPGEN
- a CDS encoding aspartate/glutamate racemase family protein, which translates into the protein MKTIGLIGGMSWESSLEYYRIINEEVKNKLGGLHSAKCILYSVDFEEIERYQAKGEWESAGDLLGNAAQSLEKAGAEMIVICTNTMHKVIKHVEEKVTLPIVHIADTTANQIHKSQISTVGLLGTKYTMEQDFYKKRIELNGIKVLIPNEEDREVINKIIYEELCLGKIEPISRDYYKKVIQRLVDDGAEGIILGCTEIGLLVKPEDSEVPLFDTTRIHAIESVHLALAKSF
- a CDS encoding radical SAM/SPASM domain-containing protein, whose amino-acid sequence is MKTFKKVYIEITSICNLACSFCPQTQRAKGFIDPEVFNNILDQVKPHTNHIYLHVKGEPLLHPKIDLLLDAAHEKGLKVNITTNGTLLPKTQHKLLGKPALRQMNFSLHSFDGHEGSTDRDGYLSNILSFVHEAVKHNVIISFRLWNLTQDNFTNAQMNRNRETLEVLEREFNLDFRIEEKVVPGSGVKIAPNVYLNQDHEFQWPSLDAPEDDGKGFCHALRSQAAVLVDGTVVPCCLDGEGVINLGNVHEKSFSEIIEGERANDLVYGFSKREAVEELCRKCGYRQRFGA
- a CDS encoding ECF transporter S component; the encoded protein is MATTAGNKRLKLTDILVTIVIAVVFGVIYKIWGPTYDLMKPFGVHAEQMIYGMWFMAGTFAFVIIRKPGVAILAEVAASTVSAFLGSEWGMSTLVYGLLQGLGAEIFFAAFLYRKTNLFATCLAAIGAAAASLVLDYQYGYIDSLSAWNYTLFIGFRFIGSILIAGVFAYYLAKALELTGVTRSLRPVSKQDYEALD
- a CDS encoding pectate lyase, giving the protein MKKMLTLLLSAGLVASIFSAVPAAAAPTVVNSTIIVPAGTTYDGQGKTFVANPSTLGDGSQAENQKPVFRLEAGATLKNVNIGYPAADGVHCYGNCSISNVVWEDVGEDALTLKSAGTVNITGGAAYKAYDKVFQINAAGTINIKNFRADDIGKLVRQNGGTTFAVNMTLDNSNISNVKDAIMRTDSSVSQGKITNTRYSKVPTLFKGFASGKTSQSGNVQY